The following DNA comes from Abyssisolibacter fermentans.
AGACAAGAAGCGGAATATCTTACTGTTGATTTTTATCAAGAAAAAGAATATTCGATAGAAATGCTTTGCAAAGTTTTAAAGATTTCAAGAAGTTCATACTACAAATATAAAAATCGAACTCAACCTGAAAAGGAAAAGCAAGATGAAGTCCTATGTGCTTTAATACTTGAATATCATGCAATGTATGATGGTATACTTGGTTACCGTAGAATGACCATGTTTATAAATCGCTTAAACCAAACTTCTTATTCAGAAGGATACATTCATAGGCTCATGAATTATCTCGGAATAACAGCAAGAATTAGACGAAAAAAAGTTAATCGTAAAAGAGTAAAACCTGATTATGTGAAGGAAAATATCTTAGCGAGAGATTTTAGTTCTGATATGCCTAATCAAAAATGGCTTACCGATGTAACAGAATTTAAAATACCAAATGACACAAGAAAACTGTATCTAAGTCCAATATTAGATTTATTCGATAACAGTATAATAGAGTATGAATTATCATACAGAAATACTAATCAGCTTGTATTTAAAATGTTTGATAGAGCTGTAAAAAATAACCCCGATGCAAAGCCAATATTCCATAGTGACAGAGGTTTTTCGTACACTAATAGTGTCTTTAAAAGCAAAATTGATTTTGCAGAAATGACACAAAATATGTCAATAATTGGTAAATGTATAGATAATGGTCCAATGGAAGGTTTTTTTGGAATACTAAAATCTGAAATGTTCTATGGCAAGCAATTTGAATCTATGGATAAACTAATTCAAGATATTCATAAGTATATAAAATTCTATAACGAGGAAAGATTTCAAAAGCGATTAGGGTGTTTATCTCCAATTGAATATCGGACTCAAGCACAGTGTACATAAATAAAAACGGTGCTTCATACAGAAACACCGAAAAATATTAATATTCATTTTTATTAAATTAATTGTCTACTTGACATAGGTCAGTTCATTTAAAGGAGGCTACTTTTTTATCTTTGATTTGATATTCAAGATGAAATAAATGCAATAAATAAATTAGTTAAAGCAAAGTTTATTTTTTTCACCTACAATCTGGACTAAATAACAAAATATATTTAAATCGGTCAGTTAATAATTTCAATTATTTTGTTACTAACCATATTAATAAAATCAAAAACCAGCTAGATGTCTCAAAGTTAATCATTATAGTATTAATAGGAATTATTTTAAATATATTTGTTTCTTTAATTAAACTTGTATCTAACAGCTTAAACAAATACATGATAGTAAACAAGCTATAAATAATACCTAAAATTGATAGCAATATCTGTCCGTCCAGACAAAAAGCTATTGTTAAAAATATACTCCATACACCTTTAAGGAAACCTGCAAGCAACTCAGCTTGGCTTCCTAATAAACCATTTAACATCCAATCATCATTCTTTCTCCACAATTCTTTATTTTCATTTGACGTTCTAGACGTTCTAGCAGAATACGATAGATGACTAGCTTGTAATACCATTGTTATAACATAAATAATTAAAGAAACTGTTCCAAACAGTGCTCCTATAAACAAAAAGCTGTATGTTTTCAATTCTAAGTAAATCACAAAAGGTATCGGCATCCAACATATAAACATAAAACTCATTAGTAAATGAAGAAAACCACTTTCATTATTTTTCAGTAATTTCTTAAAAGAAGTAACTATAATAATAAATATTATAATCCCTAAAATCCCCATAAAAAAAGTTGCAGTAATCGTGAAAATCCCTTCTTCCTATTAATATTTAAATACATAGGCACTATAGTATTTATACTTTTTCTCGTAACCTATTATAAATCAAATTTCTCTATATTTAAACAGATGTCTTTAATAATTACACTGTCATCAGCAAATTTCACATGAATCATACAACTAATAAAAATAAATATTTTCCTGTATGCTATTTCCACATTTTTACCTTCATTCCACTTCTTATCTTATAAGATATATTTGTAATCA
Coding sequences within:
- a CDS encoding IS3 family transposase produces the protein MKSLKKRRIGKETSLTKVRQEAEYLTVDFYQEKEYSIEMLCKVLKISRSSYYKYKNRTQPEKEKQDEVLCALILEYHAMYDGILGYRRMTMFINRLNQTSYSEGYIHRLMNYLGITARIRRKKVNRKRVKPDYVKENILARDFSSDMPNQKWLTDVTEFKIPNDTRKLYLSPILDLFDNSIIEYELSYRNTNQLVFKMFDRAVKNNPDAKPIFHSDRGFSYTNSVFKSKIDFAEMTQNMSIIGKCIDNGPMEGFFGILKSEMFYGKQFESMDKLIQDIHKYIKFYNEERFQKRLGCLSPIEYRTQAQCT